A genomic stretch from Arenicella xantha includes:
- a CDS encoding monovalent cation:proton antiporter-2 (CPA2) family protein translates to MLTTALIYLLAAVIAVPIAKRLGLGSVLGYLIAGIIIGPSALQLVGDQTDVMHVAEFGVVMMLFLVGLELQPSRLWSMRKPILGLGGLQVLITATTLSGLIWLLSPINPLMAIAIGLSLALSSTAIVLQSLTERGQLETQAGKNAFSVLLFQDIAVIPILALLPLLATLPLVQSVDDHNSSLIAGLAVWQQVLVTVGVIGAIIVSGRFVSRPLFRFIAETGSRELFTVLALCLVVAIAVAMSAVGLSAALGTFLAGVVLAESEFRHEIEVDIEPFKGLLLGLFFITVGANINFALLASQFGLIICLVIALVALKAGILLFLSVLFKMERKQAILFSLALAQGGEFAFVLTSAGQQFAVFDSATASLITIVVALSMLMAPLLFVAHEAYSSRISQHASQIQDDEVQPTCQVIIAGYGRFGQIVGRLLASRGYQLTILDHSASQIEMVRRFGSTVYYGDAARPDLLEAAGADNARLLVVGVDSADKSMEIIRVAKKHFPRLRILSRAVDRRHAYELINEDITGFQRETFYSALKLSVDALALLGVERSEAERVSRLFAEHDEESLYKLADLWGDDQSYGRAVRQRAEDLNAVLAEDAARQSQSDGDSDDKTSEPQPTA, encoded by the coding sequence ATGTTAACAACAGCGCTTATTTATCTTCTTGCGGCAGTGATTGCCGTGCCGATTGCAAAACGACTTGGTCTCGGGTCGGTGCTCGGCTATTTGATCGCCGGCATTATCATCGGGCCTAGCGCCTTACAATTAGTCGGAGATCAGACCGATGTCATGCACGTGGCCGAGTTTGGTGTCGTCATGATGCTCTTTTTAGTCGGGCTAGAGCTTCAACCTAGCCGCTTGTGGAGTATGCGTAAACCAATACTGGGTCTAGGCGGACTGCAGGTGCTTATTACTGCCACTACGCTGAGTGGGCTAATTTGGTTGTTGTCGCCGATCAATCCGTTGATGGCAATCGCAATAGGTTTGAGTTTGGCGTTGTCATCCACCGCTATTGTGTTGCAGTCACTAACCGAGCGCGGGCAGTTAGAGACGCAAGCCGGTAAAAATGCTTTTTCGGTATTGTTGTTCCAAGATATTGCTGTTATTCCAATTTTGGCGTTGTTGCCATTGTTGGCTACCTTGCCGTTGGTTCAGTCAGTTGACGACCACAATTCTAGTTTGATTGCGGGTTTAGCCGTTTGGCAGCAAGTATTAGTGACGGTTGGCGTCATTGGCGCCATTATCGTGTCGGGTCGGTTTGTGTCGAGACCCTTATTTCGATTTATTGCTGAGACGGGTTCTCGGGAGCTATTTACCGTGTTGGCGTTGTGTTTGGTAGTGGCGATTGCGGTAGCAATGTCGGCGGTGGGTTTGTCTGCGGCGCTCGGCACCTTTCTGGCTGGCGTGGTGTTAGCCGAAAGCGAGTTCAGGCACGAGATTGAGGTTGATATTGAGCCATTTAAGGGCCTATTGCTTGGGTTGTTCTTTATCACGGTCGGCGCCAATATTAATTTCGCGTTACTGGCGAGCCAGTTCGGGCTTATTATTTGCTTAGTCATTGCGCTAGTGGCGTTGAAGGCGGGTATTTTGTTGTTCCTGAGCGTGCTGTTTAAGATGGAGCGAAAACAAGCCATTTTGTTCTCATTGGCCCTGGCGCAAGGTGGAGAGTTTGCGTTCGTATTGACGTCGGCTGGTCAGCAATTTGCCGTATTTGATTCTGCTACGGCTAGTCTGATCACAATTGTTGTGGCGCTCTCAATGTTGATGGCGCCGTTACTGTTTGTTGCGCATGAAGCTTATTCTAGCCGAATTAGTCAGCATGCAAGTCAAATACAAGACGACGAGGTCCAGCCTACTTGCCAAGTGATTATTGCGGGTTATGGCCGATTTGGACAGATTGTCGGGCGCTTATTAGCAAGTCGTGGCTATCAGCTGACGATTTTGGATCATAGTGCTAGCCAAATTGAGATGGTGCGTCGCTTTGGTAGTACAGTTTACTACGGTGATGCGGCGCGACCTGATTTGCTTGAGGCCGCTGGCGCGGATAATGCTCGATTGCTGGTCGTTGGCGTCGATTCGGCCGACAAGTCGATGGAAATAATTCGTGTAGCTAAAAAACATTTCCCTAGGTTGCGGATATTGTCGCGTGCGGTTGATCGTCGCCACGCCTATGAGTTAATTAATGAGGATATTACTGGATTCCAGCGTGAAACATTTTATTCCGCTCTGAAGTTGAGTGTCGACGCTCTGGCATTACTGGGTGTTGAACGTTCTGAGGCGGAGCGGGTTAGTCGCCTATTTGCTGAACATGACGAAGAGTCGCTGTATAAGCTGGCTGACCTTTGGGGCGATGACCAAAGTTATGGGCGTGCTGTACGACAACGAGCCGAGGATCTTAATGCTGTGTTGGCCGAAGACGCCGCACGTCAGAGCCAGTCAGATGGCGACTCGGACGATAAAACCTCTGAACCGCAGCCGACAGCTTAG